The Chitinophaga pinensis DSM 2588 region GCCCGCTATATCACCGTTCTGCCGGAAATAGATGTACCGGCGCATAGTCTGGCGATGATCGCAGCTTATCCGAATCTGTCCTGTACACAATTGCACTATAACGTCAATCCGGGCAGTCATTTTTACAAAAAAGAAGATAATGCGCTTTGTATCGGCAATGATTCGGTATATCTCGTACTTGATAAAGTATTTACAGAGATCGCGGCACTATTCCCTTTCAATTATATCCATGTGGGAGGAGATGAGGCTTATAAAGGCTTCTGGGATAATTGTCCGAAATGTCGCAAAAGAATGGAGCAGGAAAACCTGAAAAATGTGGATGAACTGCAAAGCTATTTTGTAAAACGGTTGGAAAAGATACTCCGGAGTAAAGGCAAAAAACTCATTGGATGGGACGAGATCCTGGAAGGCGGATTAGCGCCGGAGGCGACCGTTATGAGCTGGAGAGGGATGAAAGGAGGGATAGAAGCAGCTAAGATGAATCACCATGTGGTCATGAGCCCCTGGGAGTATTGTTACCTGGACCTCTACCAGGGAGATCCTGCTGCGGAGCCGCCTACCTATGGTATGTGCAGACTGAGTGATTCATACAACTATGATCCGGTACCGGATGGTGTGGATGAAAAGTATATTCTCGGCGGACAGGGAAATCTCTGGACGGAATCCATCGCTAACTATCGTCATATTCAGTATATGACCTGGCCACGCGCATTGGCATTGTCAGAGGTTTACTGGAGTCCTAAAGCCAAACGTAACTGGAATAAGTTTGTGCAGAGAATGGAAGTGCATTTTGTAAGATTTGACACTGCGCATATTAAATACTCCCGTAGCGCCTGGAACGCTATTGTAAAACCGTCAAAAGATAATAACGGACAACTGTCCGTGCAACTGTCCACCGAAATTAAAGGACTGGATATTTACTACACATTTGATAATTCTGATCCGGATAATATGTATCCGCAATACACCGGACAGCCCCTGGTATTTCCGGCAGGCGCAGCAAACCTGAGTATCGTTACTTACCACGATGGGAAAAAGGTAGGAGAACTACTGACCGTTGGTAAAGAAGAATTGTTGAAACGGCTAAAAGATAACTGATTAATATACAGGAATGTAATACAGTAAAAGGGCGGCCCGTGTATCGGCCGCCCTTTTACTGTATTACATATATAATATTTTTATTCTTTTTTCAGGAAACTATTGCGTACTTTGATAGTAATTTAACTATCCGAGAAAGCCTGATGACTATACCAATTAAGAGGACACTTCCCTCAGTGGCTCTCACTATCATTTATTGTCTTGTCTCAACTATTTTTATTCACGCACAGAATAACAGTATCGCAGACAACATCCAGCTTTTTTCGCAGTCTGACACAGTGGCAAAAATAGTGGACAGTGTATCTAAGGAGGCGCCTGACGCCGATAGTATTCCTGTTGTAATGGCGATCACCACGACAACTCCCGATGGGATCTACGGTATCGGCACTACGATTACATTTCAGATAACTTTTGACCAGATTGTACATGTAAGCGGAGGAACGCCTGTACTTCAGCTGAATATTGCGGGAAAAGCGGTCAATGCATCCTATGTCTTAGGGGATAGTACAAATACACTCTCATTTACTTACACTGTTAGCCGTGGAGATACCAGCACCAGACTGGATTATGCCTCCGCAGATGCCTTACAGCCCAATGGAGCGGCTATTCTTGGCAGTCGTGGTTTACAGGCAGTACTGACATTACCTGTACCAGGTAATCCGGGTTCTGTTGCGGCACAAAGCCTGATAGTAATAGATGGTAATCCGCCGCCGGCCCCGGTAATCATTGTACCGGGCAGTAATGCAGTGTTTACACAAAGAGATATGATGATCAGTGGTTTGGCTGAACCAAATACACGCGTGACGATATACATTGACGGAAAAGTACTCACAACGGTTACAACAGATGCAAGCGGCAGCTGGACAACAATGATTACTCCTACCAATGTTGCCGACGGCAATCATAACCTGCGGGCCACTGCTACAGATGCGGCAGGCAATATGAGTCCGCAGAGTGCCGGTGTACCTATTATCACAGATCTGACGGTGCCGGGCGCTATGTCAGTAGTTATTTTATCTGCGAATAAAAATCCTGCATACGCGACAACCGGTGATGTAATTACCGTCTATTTTTCAGTAGATGATGTGATCGATGTGCCGGCAATCACGATCGGTAATAACCCTGCTACAGTCACTGCATTGGGGCCTAAGGAATATGTGGCGAGATATACAGTAACTGAAAATGATCCCGACGGACAGGTACCTTTCCGTATCATATTCAGAGATCTGAACGGTAATACAGGCGATACGATCCAAACGACTACTGATAACAGTAAAGTATTTATAGATAAGAAATCACCGGCTGTAACACTCAACACGATTGAGTCGTCACCCTTCAGGGCAGCCTTCCTGTTGTATATCAGCTTCAGCGAAGCCATCGCAGATTTTGATCTGAGTTATCTGCGTGCTACCAATGCCACTATTTCAGATCTCAACAGTATCAGTAATAACGTTATGACGGTATTGGTGACGCCGATGTATGATGGTCCGGTGACGGTTGATCTGGCGGCAAATGCTGCACATGATGCAGCAGGTAATCCTAGTCTGGCATCTGAACAGCTGTCAGTACAGGCGCTTTTCGGCGGTTATTTTGAAAAAGTATATCCTAATCCTGCTACCAGTATGATGCGCTTACAGTTTACTGGTACAGTGAATGAAAAGGCGACAATCACCATGGCGAGCTTCCGGGGCGTGGTGGTGTATGAAAAGGAGCTTTTCATGGATAGTAAAGTGCTGACGCTGGATGTGAGTAATATACCGTCAGGTGCGTATATTGTGACAATCAGGTCTAAGAATTATAGTTTTTATACAAATGTGATGGTCGTACATTAGGAAACGCTCTATAATGCTCTAATAAGGTTGTATTTTCAAATGGCAATTGATAGTTTATTCTGAACGAATTTTTTCTCTTTCCTTCGTAGTTCCTTATTAGTTTTGATATCATGTTCGCGACGTTTTTCCATAACCCTGAACTAATAATCAACGGGAATAGCATTATTGGAATGGATTTCCAATCTTACCATAAGGTATTCAGGAGGATCTCTTTTTTGATTAATAAGCTGACTAAGTAATGTTTCGTCGATGCTCATCTCTTCTGCGAACAGTTTTCTTTTTATTTGCAATAAAGAAACATATTCTTTTAGAAAATAGCCGAACGATAACTTATTATCATATTTTTCGCTTTTTATGTACGTCTCAATCTGAAATTTTAGAACGTAATAATCCTAATACAAGTTTATCCTCCTGTGTCGCTTCTAACTGAGATTTTATTCTTGCGGCAGCAAGCTGTTTTGCTGCCTCTTCTTTTTGCTTTTTATTTAATTTGACTGGAAATACGAACGAATCAACCAATTCTTCAGGAGGATAACTCTGCCATTAATTTTTTTACGCTCATATGTGATATTTTATAATAATTTCTTTTAATGATTTGCCATCCATATACATTTGCCTCCCAGCATCTATCATGTTATATTTACTCATGTAATGTTGTTTTAGCTCAGTTTTTGGCACCAATGACACACAGGCATCGATTCCAAAAGTTTCAAGCGCTATACGACAGGCAAATGCGATCAAGCACCCCGGTTATGTTAACGATAGTTAAGTGAAGGAGTAAAAATAGCCCATTTTGTGTATCTTCTATACTGTTGTTACAACATTTTCACTATTGATATTCCCTTTGTCTTTTATGTATTTTCAATATAATTTTCCTCGCTAATCCGCTCCGGATAAGGATGTACCGCTCATGTCCGGAGATAACATACTACCTGCCACATACCCTGCAAATACCATCCGCCAGTTCCGGCAACGATTGCGTAAATAAAAAGTAAGAGAAGTAAATAATTCTGTAGCTTGTCGGAAATTAGTGTCACTACGACACTGTAGATAAATAGCTATAAACGATTCCATGGTTGTGCAGGGGGGGCTGTAGCTCAAAGACTGGTCCAGTACATATTGTCAAGTGCTTCGGTGAAGGTAAGATAGACTTAAAAATTCCTTTGGTATGAAAAATTTTGTATTCCACCACCTGATCGCGCAAAAGACCTTTTGCCATCGATTATGGCAATACCGTTTCCTGAATTAAGGATACCATTACTAGTAATTCCACAATTAAAGCAGCATTTCGTTATGCCAACCGCTTAATACGTGCTGTATTTCAGCAAAAAAATCAGCTGATGAAAGACTTTTTATTCCACAAGAAACTGTTATTGCCCGGAGCCTTGTTGTTACAAATGATGGCATCCGCACAGCAACTGGCCGTTAATAATTCCAACGCAACGCCGCCGGCCATTGCTCAGGCAAAAGAAATTATCCTCAAGGGAAAAGTAATAGGGACAGAAGAAGGTACCGGCCTGCCCGGAGTAGTTGTACGTGTAAAAGTCGGCAACAAAGGGACTACCACTATGCCTGACGGCTCCTATACACTCAAGGTACACGAGAATTCAACCATCGTCGTATCCCTGATCGGATATGTTACACAGGAGATCCCTGTTAACAAAAAAGAGAATATCACTGTTTATCTGGCCAAGGATGTGAAAGCCCTGACAGAAACAGTTATCATTGGTTATGGTACACAGAAACGCGCCAATGTACTCGGTGCTGTTGCTGCCGTGAATGCCAGTGATATTGAAGACCTGCCGGTAGCCAATCTGGCAACTGCCCTGCAGAACAAAGTACCTGGTGTGTCAGTGGCGCAATCTTCTGGTCGGCCGGGTTCCTCTACCAGTCTGACCATCCGTAATCCGGTGACCTGGGCTGCAACTGGCTCCTCTATTGATCCATTGTATGTAATCGACGGTTTCCAGCTGACAAAACAGGATTTTGACAACCTGGATGCTACCCAGATAGAAAGCATTACTTTCCTGAAAGACGCGGCTGCTTCGATCTATGGCGCCCGTGGTGCGAATGGTGTGGTACTGGTAAAAACCAAAATGGGCCGCCCGGGTAAACCCCGTATCAGCTATTCAGGTTCGCATGGTATTTCTTCCGCTACCTATATTCC contains the following coding sequences:
- a CDS encoding beta-N-acetylhexosaminidase, with product MKKALFCLALCCLVVQAFAQRFNIIPAPVELYEQPGEFIIDKSVVIVAPSAGTQLDSTLQWFSDRIATATGFHLKTAKTGTKVLRIVLSQADKQEGYKLKVTPTEITLKAPSPAGVFYGLQTLLQLLPPDIESSQPIERIWSVPCTDIIDYPRFGWRGLMLDVSRHFYTKEEVKRYIDEMARYKYNIFHWHLSDDNGWRIEIKSLPELTKVGAWRVARTGRWGTFESPQPGEPAKEGGFYTQEDIKEILAYAQARYITVLPEIDVPAHSLAMIAAYPNLSCTQLHYNVNPGSHFYKKEDNALCIGNDSVYLVLDKVFTEIAALFPFNYIHVGGDEAYKGFWDNCPKCRKRMEQENLKNVDELQSYFVKRLEKILRSKGKKLIGWDEILEGGLAPEATVMSWRGMKGGIEAAKMNHHVVMSPWEYCYLDLYQGDPAAEPPTYGMCRLSDSYNYDPVPDGVDEKYILGGQGNLWTESIANYRHIQYMTWPRALALSEVYWSPKAKRNWNKFVQRMEVHFVRFDTAHIKYSRSAWNAIVKPSKDNNGQLSVQLSTEIKGLDIYYTFDNSDPDNMYPQYTGQPLVFPAGAANLSIVTYHDGKKVGELLTVGKEELLKRLKDN
- a CDS encoding Ig-like domain-containing protein, with amino-acid sequence MDSVSKEAPDADSIPVVMAITTTTPDGIYGIGTTITFQITFDQIVHVSGGTPVLQLNIAGKAVNASYVLGDSTNTLSFTYTVSRGDTSTRLDYASADALQPNGAAILGSRGLQAVLTLPVPGNPGSVAAQSLIVIDGNPPPAPVIIVPGSNAVFTQRDMMISGLAEPNTRVTIYIDGKVLTTVTTDASGSWTTMITPTNVADGNHNLRATATDAAGNMSPQSAGVPIITDLTVPGAMSVVILSANKNPAYATTGDVITVYFSVDDVIDVPAITIGNNPATVTALGPKEYVARYTVTENDPDGQVPFRIIFRDLNGNTGDTIQTTTDNSKVFIDKKSPAVTLNTIESSPFRAAFLLYISFSEAIADFDLSYLRATNATISDLNSISNNVMTVLVTPMYDGPVTVDLAANAAHDAAGNPSLASEQLSVQALFGGYFEKVYPNPATSMMRLQFTGTVNEKATITMASFRGVVVYEKELFMDSKVLTLDVSNIPSGAYIVTIRSKNYSFYTNVMVVH